One window of the Passer domesticus isolate bPasDom1 chromosome 14, bPasDom1.hap1, whole genome shotgun sequence genome contains the following:
- the INTS14 gene encoding integrator complex subunit 14 encodes MPTVVVVDVSLSMTRPVAVEGSEEYQRKHLAAHGLTMLFEHMATNYKLEFTALVVFSSLWELMVPFTRDYNTLQEALSNMDDYDKTCLESALLGVCNIVQQEWGAAIPCQVVLVTDGCLGIGRGSLRHSLATHSQRSDSNRFPLPFPFPSKLYVMCMANLEELQSTDSLDCLERLIDLNNGEGQIFTIDGPLCLKNVQSMFGKLIDLAYTPFHAVLKCGHLTSDVQVFPRPEPFIIDEEIDPIPKAINTDLEIVGFVDIADISSPPVLSRHLVLPIALNREGDEVGPGITDDTEDENSANQIAGKIPNFCVLLHGSLKVEGMVALVQLGPEWYGMLYSQADSKKKSNLMMSLFEPGPEPLPWLGKMAQLGPISDAKENPYGEDDNKSPFPLQPKNKRSYAQNVTVWIKPSGLQTDVQKILRNARKLPEKTQTFYKELNRLRKAALAFGFLELLKGVADMLERECTLLPDTAHPDAAFQLTHAAQQLKVASTGASEYAAYDHNIAPLQTDFSSSSTERM; translated from the exons ATGCCCACGGTGGTGGTGGTGGACGTGTCGCTGTCCATGACGCGGCCCGTGGCGGTGGAGGGCTCCGAGGAGTACCAGCGCAAGCACCTGGCTGCCCACGGGCTCACCATGCTCTTCGAGCACATGGCCACCAACTACAAGCTGGAGTTCACGGCCCTGGTGGTGTTCTCATCCCTCTGGGAGCTCATGGTGCCCTTCACAAGAGACTACAACACGCTCCAG GAAGCCCTGAGTAACATGGATGATTATGACAAAACCTGTTTGGAGTCGGCGCTGCTGGGGGTTTGCAACATTGTCCAGCAGGAGTGGGGAGCAGCAATTCCTTGCCAG GTTGTCCTGGTCACCGACGGCTGCCTGGGCATCGGCAGGGGCTCCCTGCGCCACTCCCTGGCCACCCACAGCCAGCGCAGCGACAGCAACAGGTTCCCGCTGCCCTTCCCGTTCCCGTCCAAGCTCTACGTCATGTGCATGGCCAACCTGGAAGAG cttCAAAGCACAGATTCCTTAGACTGCCTGGAACGACTCATTGATTTAAACAATGGGGAAGGGCAGATTTTCACCATTGATGGCCCCCTGTGCCTGAAGAATGTGCAGTCCATGTTTGG AAAGCTAATAGACCTGGCTTATACACCATTCCATGCTGTCCTCAAGTGTGGCCACTTAACATCTGATGTGCAAGTATTTCCCAGACCAGAGCCTTTCATTATAGATGAGGAAATAGACCCCATTCCTAAAGCAATTAATACAG ATCTAGAAATTGTTGGGTTTGTAGATATTGCAGACATTTCCAGCCCTCCTGTCTTGTCCAGACACTTGGTACTGCCCATTGCACTTAACAGAG AGGGGGATGAGGTGGGACCTGGGATCACAGATGACACTGAAGATGAGAATTCAGCTAATCAGATTGCTGGGAAAATCCCCAACTTCTGTGTTTTATTACATGGCAGCCTGAAAGTGGAAGGCATGGTGGCTCTCGTCCAGTTGGG GCCAGAGTGGTATGGAATGCTTTATTCACAAGCTGATAGCAAGAAGAAATCAAACCTCATGATGTCACTCTTTGAACCTGGTCCTGAGCCCCTCCCATGGCTGGGGAAGATGGCACAGCTTGGCCCCATTTCAG atgcaaaagaAAATCCTTATGGAGAGGATGACAATAAGAGCCCTTTCCCCCTGCAGCCCAAGAACAAGCGCAGCTACGCTCAGAATGTCACTGTGTGGATCAAACCCAGTGGGCTCCAG ACGGATGTACAGAAGATCTTGAGAAATGCAAGGAAACTCCCTGAAAAAACACAAACCTTCTATAAA GAGCTGAATCGTCTGCGCAAGGCAGCTCTGGCCTTTGgcttcctggagctgctgaagggcGTGGCAGACATGCTGGAGCGGGAGTGCACGCTGCTGCCCGACACCGCCCACCCCGACGCCGCCTTCCAGCTCACACACGCGGCCCAGCAGCTCAAAGTGGCAAGTACTGGAGCCTCGGAATACGCTGCCTATGATCACAACATTGCTCCTCTGCAGACAGacttttccagcagcagcactgagagaaTGTGA